Proteins from a genomic interval of Paenibacillus sp. RC334:
- a CDS encoding methionine ABC transporter permease, translated as MSELDFSQVSWEELGNSTLETLQMLGASALFTLIIGLPLGILLFLASRSSWSLMKVMYVVLSFIVNILRSVPFIILIVALIPFTRSLVGTSTGVLGTIPPLVIGAAPFFARLVETSLREVDKGVIEAAQAMGASTGQIIRRVLLREALPGLLAALTITVVTLVSYTAMSGMIGGGGLGTLAINYGYYRYETAVMIVAVILMVVLVQLLQMAGDRLVRHYTRK; from the coding sequence ATGAGTGAACTTGATTTTTCGCAAGTGAGTTGGGAAGAACTAGGTAACTCTACATTAGAGACACTCCAGATGCTCGGTGCATCTGCGTTGTTCACCCTTATTATTGGTTTACCGCTCGGGATTTTATTATTTCTGGCAAGCCGCTCTTCATGGAGTCTGATGAAGGTGATGTACGTTGTACTTTCCTTTATCGTAAACATTTTGCGTTCCGTACCGTTTATTATTTTGATTGTTGCACTGATTCCTTTTACACGGTCGTTGGTGGGGACTTCCACGGGAGTACTGGGTACGATTCCACCGCTGGTCATTGGCGCTGCGCCATTCTTCGCCCGTCTCGTAGAGACGTCATTGCGCGAAGTAGACAAGGGTGTCATCGAGGCTGCACAAGCCATGGGCGCCTCTACAGGTCAGATTATTAGGCGGGTGCTGTTGCGTGAGGCACTGCCGGGTCTGCTCGCCGCATTAACGATTACCGTCGTTACGCTCGTATCCTATACAGCAATGTCCGGTATGATCGGGGGCGGTGGTTTGGGTACACTAGCTATCAACTACGGATACTACCGTTATGAAACGGCTGTAATGATCGTTGCGGTCATACTGATGGTCG
- a CDS encoding ATP-binding cassette domain-containing protein, whose amino-acid sequence MIELKQLTKHYGKGSRRVSALSGLNLSIERGEIFGVIGHSGAGKSTLIRCINLLERPTSGEVWVDGVNLATVSQSQLQKQRRKIGMIFQHFNLLSSATVYDNIAFPLRLVNTPKQKLDQKVRELLELVGLEEHSEKYPSQLSGGQKQRVGIARALASDPHVLLCDEATSALDPQTTGSILKLLLDINQRFNLTIVLITHEMHVIQSICDRVGVIHQGDIVEQGPVAEVFLKPQHQVTKDFIQRESEHPEELQAAIAAAGGGESAHVVRISFLGSKTYDAILSRTARSTGVDFAILQGTISTIKNVPYGQLIVRFEGNQEDIEHTLREVSGQGLDVEVIGQ is encoded by the coding sequence TTGATAGAGCTTAAACAATTAACCAAGCATTATGGCAAAGGCAGCCGACGCGTTAGTGCGCTGTCCGGTTTGAATCTTTCCATAGAGCGTGGTGAAATATTTGGAGTCATCGGTCATTCCGGAGCGGGAAAAAGTACGCTGATCCGCTGTATTAATTTATTGGAACGTCCGACCTCGGGCGAGGTATGGGTAGATGGCGTGAATCTCGCCACGGTAAGCCAATCCCAGTTACAGAAACAGCGTCGTAAAATCGGAATGATCTTTCAGCATTTTAATTTGTTATCCTCGGCGACGGTATATGACAATATTGCCTTTCCGTTGCGTCTGGTGAACACGCCCAAGCAGAAGCTGGACCAGAAGGTTCGTGAACTGCTGGAACTGGTGGGTCTGGAAGAGCACAGCGAAAAATATCCGTCACAGCTTTCGGGCGGACAGAAGCAGCGGGTAGGTATTGCACGGGCGCTTGCCAGTGATCCTCATGTACTGCTGTGCGACGAGGCGACCTCGGCGCTTGATCCACAGACGACAGGGTCCATCCTGAAATTGCTGTTAGACATTAACCAGCGCTTTAATTTGACCATCGTGCTGATTACGCATGAAATGCATGTCATTCAAAGCATCTGTGATCGTGTCGGCGTCATTCATCAGGGCGACATCGTGGAGCAAGGTCCGGTGGCAGAAGTATTCCTCAAGCCGCAGCATCAGGTGACCAAGGACTTTATCCAGCGGGAGTCTGAGCATCCCGAGGAGCTGCAAGCAGCGATTGCAGCAGCAGGAGGCGGCGAATCGGCCCATGTTGTACGGATTTCGTTTTTGGGCAGCAAGACATACGATGCGATTCTGTCACGAACGGCCCGCAGCACCGGCGTTGATTTTGCGATCTTGCAGGGAACCATCTCCACGATTAAAAATGTACCCTATGGACAGCTTATCGTCCGTTTTGAAGGAAATCAGGAGGATATTGAGCATACGCTGCGCGAAGTGTCCGGTCAGGGACTTGATGTGGAGGTGATCGGACAATGA
- a CDS encoding Cthe_2314 family HEPN domain-containing protein produces the protein MIRKLLGEPPRVNKGILLDAMNSMSDMLKLLERQIQASGDPTHAFRKADILTRGLMSSLDELEQSHHAAAFFRTKVKAGYAEDMSVNEKSDYALYVFFYKDGFVRVFSILDKLGNWLNDLYDLKTGEYKPHYSYFTVLRQFRYLKMHPVMTDDLNDIKDSYTDAINRLRKRRNTEIHYMNTEMQDDLWQRHRALYGKIQLEDLDHHLEDLKQGLEMVNRSLTTVFRYTVKQWENREARP, from the coding sequence ATGATACGCAAGCTGCTAGGCGAGCCGCCACGTGTGAACAAGGGCATCCTGCTGGATGCTATGAACAGCATGTCAGACATGCTGAAACTGCTGGAGCGGCAAATTCAGGCCAGTGGAGATCCGACTCATGCTTTTCGCAAGGCGGATATTTTGACACGCGGCCTGATGTCATCTTTGGATGAGCTGGAGCAGAGCCATCATGCTGCCGCCTTTTTCCGAACGAAAGTCAAAGCCGGATATGCCGAGGATATGAGTGTTAATGAAAAATCGGATTATGCGTTGTACGTATTCTTTTATAAGGATGGGTTTGTGAGGGTATTTTCCATTTTGGATAAGCTCGGGAACTGGCTCAATGATTTGTATGATCTGAAAACAGGCGAGTATAAGCCGCATTATTCTTATTTTACCGTGCTACGGCAATTCAGGTATTTGAAAATGCATCCTGTAATGACCGACGATCTGAATGATATCAAGGACTCATACACTGACGCGATCAATCGGCTGCGCAAGCGGCGTAACACGGAAATACACTATATGAATACGGAAATGCAGGATGATCTCTGGCAACGGCATCGTGCTTTGTACGGCAAGATACAACTGGAGGATTTGGATCATCACCTGGAGGATTTGAAGCAAGGCCTGGAGATGGTGAACCGTTCCTTGACAACTGTCTTTCGTTATACGGTGAAACAATGGGAGAACCGGGAAGCTCGCCCATAA
- a CDS encoding UbiD family decarboxylase encodes MIYQNLRQFIEALRKENNLQIIEAPVDPYLELAEIHRRVIEEEGPALLFTNVKGTPFPVASNLFGTNRRVDMAFGPRPEQLMDAIVGATKTLLPPTPKALWNERGLIKDMLKVGLKTVSHSEAPVLGVRRTDAPLAPLPRVTSWQDDGGPFITLPLVYTEKPGQSKDHNLGMYRIQIYDDQTTGIHWQIHKGGGFHYHEAELRNEPLPTTVIIGGPPALIASAIAPAPENLPELLLASLIMGGKLPMTEDPLGGHRIPAEAEFAISGYVPPHERRPEGPFGDHFGYYSLQHDFPVFHVKHMYHRKDAIYPATIVGKPRQEDYYLGEFLQRLLSPAYPLVMPSVKSLWAYAETGVHALAAAVVRESYSREALVSGFTILGQGQLSLTKFLMLTDRVIDLSDFNLLLETILERFNPATDLFIFNHTSHDTLDYTGRKLNHGSKAILMGVGEPIRELPRAYEGGDLPGIREIEPYCGGCLVVSGASFEQEPELAARVLERLAAGEQEWPLVFIVDDAKEVVRSQASFLWTVFTRFNPATDMYADSEVRLHHLNYKLPIVVDARMKPGYPDEVLPREDIVKLVDQRWTSYFA; translated from the coding sequence TTGATCTACCAGAATTTGCGCCAATTTATTGAAGCGCTGCGTAAAGAAAATAATCTTCAAATTATAGAAGCACCCGTCGATCCTTATTTGGAGCTGGCCGAGATTCATCGGAGAGTTATTGAGGAAGAGGGACCGGCATTGCTGTTCACCAATGTAAAAGGTACCCCGTTCCCTGTAGCCAGCAATCTGTTTGGCACAAACCGTCGTGTGGACATGGCCTTTGGCCCTCGCCCGGAGCAATTGATGGATGCGATTGTAGGGGCGACCAAAACATTGCTTCCACCTACACCCAAGGCATTGTGGAATGAACGTGGGCTGATTAAGGACATGCTAAAAGTAGGACTGAAAACGGTATCTCATAGCGAGGCTCCTGTATTGGGAGTTCGCCGTACGGATGCTCCGCTGGCTCCACTCCCAAGAGTGACGAGTTGGCAGGACGACGGGGGGCCGTTTATCACGCTTCCGCTCGTATATACCGAGAAGCCGGGTCAGTCCAAGGATCATAATTTGGGCATGTACCGTATCCAGATTTATGATGATCAGACGACCGGGATTCATTGGCAAATTCATAAAGGCGGCGGCTTTCATTATCATGAAGCTGAGCTGCGTAATGAGCCCTTGCCGACGACAGTTATTATCGGCGGGCCACCAGCCCTGATTGCGTCCGCGATTGCTCCGGCACCGGAAAATCTGCCTGAATTGCTGCTTGCCTCGCTCATTATGGGCGGCAAGCTGCCGATGACGGAGGACCCGCTCGGCGGTCACCGGATTCCGGCAGAGGCCGAATTTGCAATCAGCGGCTACGTGCCGCCTCATGAACGCCGTCCGGAAGGACCGTTTGGAGATCATTTTGGCTACTACTCCTTACAGCATGATTTCCCTGTATTTCATGTCAAGCATATGTACCACCGCAAGGATGCCATTTATCCAGCGACCATTGTAGGCAAACCACGGCAGGAGGATTACTATCTCGGAGAATTTTTACAACGTCTGCTGTCACCTGCCTATCCGCTTGTGATGCCTTCCGTCAAGTCGCTGTGGGCTTACGCAGAAACGGGCGTACATGCATTGGCAGCGGCAGTTGTGCGTGAAAGCTATTCCCGTGAAGCACTGGTCTCAGGCTTTACCATTTTGGGACAGGGCCAATTGTCGTTAACCAAATTCCTGATGCTCACGGATCGGGTCATTGATTTATCCGACTTTAACCTGCTGCTGGAAACCATTCTGGAGAGATTTAATCCGGCGACAGATTTGTTTATTTTCAATCATACGTCTCACGATACACTTGATTATACGGGCCGTAAGCTGAATCACGGCAGTAAAGCGATCCTGATGGGTGTAGGTGAGCCTATACGTGAACTGCCTCGAGCCTATGAAGGAGGCGACCTGCCGGGTATTCGCGAGATTGAGCCGTATTGCGGAGGCTGTCTCGTCGTATCCGGTGCGTCCTTTGAGCAGGAGCCTGAGTTGGCGGCGCGGGTACTGGAGCGTTTGGCTGCGGGTGAGCAGGAATGGCCACTTGTCTTTATTGTAGATGATGCCAAGGAAGTCGTTCGCTCACAAGCATCATTCCTGTGGACGGTGTTTACGCGGTTTAACCCGGCTACGGATATGTATGCAGACAGCGAGGTCCGTTTGCATCATTTGAACTACAAGCTGCCAATTGTAGTGGATGCTCGTATGAAGCCGGGCTACCCGGATGAAGTGCTGCCGCGCGAGGATATTGTTAAGCTTGTAGACCAACGGTGGACGAGTTATTTCGCTTGA
- a CDS encoding COX15/CtaA family protein → MSSLNNKIRILKWLALVTCIVMFLATFGGGVVTRTDSGLGCGREFPLCNGKLVPAHTVASIIEFTHRSVSTMAGLLSIASFVGFLLYMKHRKDLQLFSLLTLVFVIIQGAMGALAVVFSQSAPVMALHFGFALIAFASATMMTLGAWKEHADSRFNPRLATVPVNRGFRNFIWLSTIYTYIAVYSGALLSHSVIQKVVNLGGIISPLLLHQLSSGLLFVVILAVGHYSYRYHPNHRDIRILGVVAVVLIMLQVVIGISLLYVTRPEIYMFVVLAHMLAIATLFSILCYMSYRVWQLSPDRNIVRTHSQRT, encoded by the coding sequence GTGAGTTCGTTGAACAACAAAATTAGAATATTAAAGTGGCTTGCACTCGTAACATGTATTGTCATGTTTTTGGCTACCTTTGGCGGAGGTGTCGTGACGCGGACCGATTCGGGACTGGGTTGCGGTCGGGAGTTCCCGCTTTGTAATGGTAAGCTGGTTCCGGCACATACGGTCGCATCCATTATTGAGTTTACTCACCGCTCCGTCAGCACGATGGCCGGTCTGCTTTCTATCGCCTCTTTTGTTGGCTTTCTGCTGTATATGAAGCATCGGAAGGATTTGCAGCTGTTCTCGTTGTTGACGCTAGTATTTGTCATTATACAAGGAGCGATGGGGGCCTTGGCTGTGGTCTTCTCCCAATCCGCTCCGGTCATGGCGCTGCATTTTGGCTTTGCCCTGATCGCCTTTGCCAGCGCGACTATGATGACATTGGGAGCCTGGAAGGAACATGCGGATTCGCGCTTCAACCCGCGTTTGGCCACCGTGCCTGTCAACAGGGGCTTTCGTAATTTTATATGGTTGTCGACGATCTATACGTATATTGCGGTATACTCGGGCGCACTGCTCAGTCACTCGGTAATTCAAAAAGTTGTAAATCTCGGCGGTATTATATCTCCGTTGTTGCTTCACCAGCTTTCATCGGGACTGCTGTTCGTGGTCATTTTGGCTGTGGGGCACTATTCTTATCGCTATCACCCAAATCATCGGGATATACGTATACTGGGTGTCGTTGCGGTGGTATTGATTATGCTTCAGGTTGTTATTGGCATTAGCCTGTTGTACGTCACCAGACCGGAAATTTACATGTTTGTGGTACTGGCACACATGCTGGCCATTGCAACACTGTTCTCCATTTTGTGCTACATGAGCTACCGTGTGTGGCAATTGTCACCGGATCGCAACATCGTTCGGACGCATTCACAGCGCACTTAA